TACAACCCGACAGGCCTGGTGGCAGCGCTGACCTACTGGTCGGCCCGGGCGATCCGCGAGCAGTACCTGAAAAACCCCGGCCCACTGGTTCAGGCATAAGGAGCGATGACCATGAAAGCACTTGTTATCGCGACCTTTGCGCTGTTCAGCAGTTGCTCGATCAGCGCCGCCGAAAGCGACCTGATCAAACAGGGCGAATACTTGGCCCGCGCTGGCGACTGTGTCGCCTGCCATACCGCCAAAGGCGGCAAGCCCTTCGCCGGTGGCCTGCCGATGGAAACCCCGATTGGCGTGATCTACTCCACCAACATCACCCCAGACAAGACCGGCCTGGGCGACTACAGCTTCGAAGACTTCGACAAGGCCGTGCGTCATGGCGTCGCCAAGAGCGGTAGTACGCTTTACCCAGCGATGCCATACCCGTCCTATGCGCGTGTCAGCGACAGCGATATGCAGGCGTTGTATGCGTACTTCATGAAGGGTGTGGAGCCGGTCGCCCAAGCGAACAAGGCCAGCGACATTCCGTGGCCCTTGAGCATGCGTTGGCCGTTGGCGGCGTGGCGCTGGATGTTTGCGCCGGAGGTGGCGGACACCCCGGCCGCGGACGCCGACCCGGTGATCAATCGTGGCGCGTACCTGGTCGAAGGCCTCGGCCACTGCGGCGCATGCCATACACCGCGTGCCCTGACCATGCAGGAAAAAGCCCTGAGCGCCACCGATGGCAATGCGTTCCTGTCTGGCAGTGCGCCGTTGGAAGGTTGGATCGCCAAGAGCTTGCGTGGCGACCATAAGGACGGCCTCGGCAGTTGGAGCGAGGAGCAACTGGTACAGTTCCTCAAGACCGGTCGCAGTGATCGCAGCGCGGTGTTTGGCGGCATGAGCGACGTCGTAGTCCATAGCATGCAGTACATGTCGCAAGACGACCTGACCGCGATCGCCCGTTACCTCAAGAGCCTGCCGGCGGTCGATCCCAAGGACACGCCGCATGTGTACGACAAGCAGGTGGCCCAGGCGCTGTGGAAAGGCGATGACAGCCAGGCGGGTGCGTCGGTGTATATCGACAACTGCGCGGCCTGCCACCGTACCGATGGCCACGGCTACACACGGGTGTTCCCGGCGCTGGCGGGCAACCCGGTGTTGCAGACGGCGGATGCGACCTCGTTGATCAACATTGTGTTGAACGGCGGCACCCTGCCAGCCACGCACGCGGCGCCGTCCACCTTCACCATGCCGGCGTTTGCCTGGCGCCTGTCGGATCAGGAAGTGGCGGATGTGGTCAGTTTCATCCGTGGCAGCTGGGGCAATAAAGGTGCGCCGGTCAAAGCCAGCGACGTGGCCGACCTGCGCAAGCACGATATGCGAACCACCTCGGGCGATGACCTGGGGCAGGTCACGCAAAAGCACTGATTCCTGGCTAGCCGCCAAACGGCACTGGTCAGGAACCCCGCGCCTCGATACTGTATATAAAAACAGTATCGAGGCGCTTTTATGTCTACTCCGCTGCCGCCCCGTGGCCGGGGCACGGCCACCAACCTGCACAACCGCTTCGCGCCTACGGTCAGCGTGGCCGAGGACGATGGCTGGTACCAGGAAGTGCCACCGACCCAGGGCACCGAAGTGCGCATTGAGACGGCCAAGACCATCATCACCCGCAATAACTCGCCGGATTTACCCTTCGATCGTTCGATCAACCCTTATCGCGGCTGCGAGCATGGCTGTATCTATTGCTATGCGCGGCCCAGCCATGCCTATTGGGACATGTCGCCGGGGCTGGATTTCGAAACCAAGCTGATCGCCAAGAGCAATGCCGCCGATGTGCTGGAGCAGCAATTGTCCAAGCCGGGCTATGTATGCGCGCCGATCAACCTGGGTTCCAATACCGACCCCTACCAGCCCATCGAGCGTGAATACAGGATTACCCGGCAAACCCTCGAAGTACTGCTGCGTTATCGGCACCCGGTCACCATCATCACCAAGGGTTCGCTGATCCTGCGCGACCTCGACCTGCTCACCGAACTGGCCCGCCAGCGCCTGGTGGCGGTGATGATCAGCCTCACCAGCCTGGACGACGAGCTCAAGCGCATCCTGGAACCGCGCACGGCAGCGCCCAAGGCACGGCTGCGGGCGATCCGGGTGATGCGCGAGGCGGGGGTTCCGGTGGGCGTGCTGTGTTCGCCGATGATTCCGATGATCAACGACAGCGAACTGGAGAGCCTGCTGACCGAAGCCCACGCTGCTGGTGCGCAAAGCGCCGCCTACATGATGCTGCGCCTGCCGCTGGAGGTGGCGCCGTTGTTCGAGGAGTGGCTGGCGGCGCATTACCCGCAGCGCGCAGCCCATGTGATGAGCCTGGTGCGTCAGGTACGTGGTGGCGAGGTGTATGACAGCCGTTTCGGCGTGCGCATGCGTGGCGAAGGGCCGTTTGCCGATTTACTCGCACAGCGTTTCAGCAAGGCGATCAAGCGCCTGGGGCTCAATCGTCGTGAGGGGTTTAATCTGGATTGCACGGCGTTCTGTCCGCCGGGCAGACAGATGGCGTTGTTGTAGACTGATCAGGAGGAATGCACCTTCCTTGTAGGAATAGTCGCGTTTTGACATCACTGAAACCCGCGATCTAGAGCGGTTCATTCAGTTTGAGTTAAGTTTCGACGGTTACTTTGATCAGCGAGTGACTGATGAGTCGGCACCTGGGTTTTTGGAGTTTTACAACTATTCCACTGGCCGGGCGTCGAACTGTCCTGAACACTCCCCTGCATTAATCAAGAGGATGAATCATGAGTGATAAGGATAAACAGCCGTTGGCTGCGTCGGCTTCAGCCCCTCAAGTGGCGGAGTCCGCCGATGCAGCGCTCAAGCACATCGTTGACGGTTTTTTGCATTTCCATCACGACGTCTTCCCCCAGCAGGAAGAACTCTTCAAGAAACTCGCCACGGCCCAGAGCCCAAGGGCGATGTTCATTACCTGCGCCGATTCGCGCATCGTGCCCGAGCTGATCACCCAAAGTTCGCCGGGCGACCTGTTCGTGACCCGTAACGTCGGCAATGTGGTGCCGCCCTACGGCCAGATGAACGGTGGTGTTTCCACGGCCATCGAGTACGCGGTACTGGCCCTGGGCGTGCAGCACATCATCGTGTGCGGGCACTCCGACTGTGGTGCCATGCGCGCTGTACTCAACCCAGACAGCCTGGAAAAGATGCCGACGGTAAGGGCCTGGCTGCGGCACGCCGAGGTCGCCAAGTCTATGGTCGAGGACAACTGCGACTGCGCCAATGAAGGCGAGAGCATGAAAGTGCTGACCGAAGAAAACGTCATCGCCCAACTGCAGCATTTGCGTACCCACCCTTCCGTGGCATCGCGCATGGCCAATGGCCAGTTGTTCATTCACGGTTGGATCTACAACATCGAGACCAGCGAAATCCGCGCCTACGATGCTGACCAGTCGGCGTTCCGCTCGTTGAGCGGCGACGGGCCGATCCCTTCAGCGACGCCTAAAGCGCGCTTCTAAAACACTTCCCTGCCGGGTAAAGCGGTGGCTGCCATGGATGCAGCCAGGCCTTACCGCGCCCGGCGAATGCCTCGGGAGAGTCATCATGCGTGCTGCTCAATTGAAAGCTGTTTTGCCACGGGAGCTGCTCGCCTCGGTGGTTGTGTTTCTGGTCGCCTTGCCGCTGTGCATGGGGATCGCGATCGCGTCCGGCATGCCGCCGGCCAAAGGCCTGATCACCGGCATTATCGGTGGCCTGGTAGTGGGTTGGTTGGCGGGTTCGCCGCTGCAAGTCAGCGGCCCGGCGGCGGGTTTGGCGGTGCTGGTGTTCGAGTTGGTGCGCCAGCACGGCATGTTGATGCTGGGCCCGATCCTGTTGCTGGCGGGCTTCCTGCAACTGGTGGCCGGGCGCTTGCGCCTGGGCTGCTGGTTCCGCGTGACGGCGCCAGCGGTGGTGTACGGCATGCTGGCGGGGATTGGCGTGCTGATTGTGCTGTCGCAGATTCATGTGATGCTGGATGGCGCCCCCAAGCCTTCCGGCCTGGACAACCTGGCGGGCTTCCCGGCCGCCTTGGCCGAAGCCATCCCGACCCTTGGTGGCGGGCTCGGCTGGCAAGCGGGTTTGCTTGGGTTGTCGACGATGCTGGTGATGTACCTGTGGGATAAATTTCGCCCGCAACCGCTGCGGTTTGTGCCGGGTGCCCTGCTTGGTGTGGGCCTGGCAACGGTCACCAGCCTGGTGCTGGCATTGCAGGTCAAGCGCGTGGAAGTGCCGGAAAACCTGGCCGATGCCATCGACTGGCTGCGGCCCAGCGACCTGCTGAACCTGGCCGATCCTCAATTGCTGATTGCAGCCTTCGCTGTGGCATTTATCGCCAGCGCCGAAACCCTGCTTTCTGCCGCGGCCGTCGACCGCATGCACAGTGGGCAACGTTCAGATTTCGACAAAGAGCTTTGCGCCCAAGGCGTGGGCAACATGCTCTGCGGTCTGGTCGGTGCGTTGCCGATGACCGGCGTGATTGTGCGCAGTTCAGCCAACGTCCAGGCCGGTGCCACCACCCGTCTGTCGGCGATGTTTCATGGTGTGTGGTTGCTGGGCTTCGTATTGCTGCTGTCGAGCGTGCTGCAAAGCATCCCGGTGGCGAGCCTGGCGGGCGTGTTGGTGTACACCGGGATCAAGTTGGTGGACGTAAAGGCGTTCAAAGCCTTGGGGCGCTACGGGCGGATGCCGATGTTTACCTATGCGGCCACCGCGCTGGCGATCATCTTTACTGACCTGCTGACGGGAGTGCTGGTGGGCTTTGGCCTCACGTTGGTCAAACTGGCGCTCAAGGCATCACGGCTGAAAGTCAGCCTGATCGACCTGCCCCAGGATGGCGAGATGGAGCTGCGTTTGACCGGTGCGGCGACCTTTCTCAAAGTGCCGGCGTTGACTCAGGTGCTGTCGACGGTGCCTGCGGGGACCACGGTGCATGTACCGCTCAATAACCTCAGCTATATCGACCATTCCTGCCTCGAGTTGCTGGAGGAATGGGGGCGGGCCAATGCGGCGAAGGGTTCGAAGCTGGTGATTGAGGCGCGAGGTTTGAAGCGACGGCTCGAAGGCCGGGTCAGGACGACGACGGGGATCGGTTCGGCGCCATCAGTCGGCTGATGAAGCCGGATCAAAAAGTGGGAGGGGGCTTGCCCCCTCCCACATGTGTTTTGCGTCTATCTTAAGATTCAGGCGGGTTGGTCCAGCGCCAACTCAACCCCCAACTGCCGCGACAGGCACGGCCAGCGCTTCCACGCAGCCTCGGTGTTCGGGCTTTTCAGTTGCTCGCGGTAGGTCTCGACCGACTCCAGAGCAAAGCTCTCTTCGTTGAGCATCTCGTCCACCGCCAGGTGCACGGCTTCATCGAGTTTGTTGGCAAATTCCTCGCCGATCAACTGATGGGCAATCAGGTTCGCCACGGTGGTATCCGCCGGAATCAACGGCTGGCCGAAGTGCTTGATATACAGATCGTTTACTTCTTCCACCAGCCGATGGGCCAGGTAGGCCTCGTCCAGCAGTCCGTCGAGGCCTTCGTGACCCGCCAGGATCGCTGGTGGTTGCAGGAAGAAATGCTCGGCAATCTTCAGTACCGGCTTGATCTGGCTTTCGATACCGGCCTCGCGGGCCACGTCATTGGCGGCGTCGAGCAAGTCCGGGACGAGGTCAATGTAGGCTGTGACAAAGCGTGCCATGACGATGTTGCGATCACCGTCAGCCAGGGAAATGGCCGAATGCAGGTGCGGCAATTGTTTTTCCAGTTGCTGGGCAAGCTGGCCCGAGGTGGCTTCGTGTTGATGGGCACGGGAAATCTGCTCGCGCAATGCGGCGGTGTTCATGGACGCTCCAGTGATGCAGGCATAGGAAAAGGGAGAGGATAAGTTAGCTCGTTTATACGAGGCCATCAGACGTATTTGTCATAATTGTTTCATGGTTATGCGCGGGCGTTATATCGAATTGCCATCGTTCGTCGGAAAAACGATTCCGCAGCCTATTTCATTAGTTTTTTCCCACCTTTTTTGCTCATTTGCCCCTACACATTGCGGGGTTGCAGAGCCTGTCTATACTCGGGTTTGTACGCGATTAGCTGATGACGCCAGACTGCATAAGCAGGCAAGGCTAAGCGGTTGTAAGCAGTATGGAAGCCGCTCCCTTCGACGCAGGTGCAAACCGGCGGGATAACAAGAACGATAAGGGGAACCCGCAATGATGCGACATCCACACGTTTGGATGGGCCTCCTGTTGTGGTCGGTATTCGGCCAGGCGCACGCCGCCTGGACAACGAATATGGCGCCAGGGGCAACAGAAGTCAGTCACGCTGTGTTCGACCTGCACATGACCATTTTTTGGATCTGTGTGGTGATCGGCATCATCGTATTTGGCGCCATGTTCTGGTCGATGATGGTCCACCGGCGCTCCACCGGCCAGGTCGCGGCCAAGTTCCACGAGAGCACCACCGTGGAAATCCTCTGGACCGTCGTGCCCTTGCTGATCCTGATCGCGATGGCCATTCCGGCAACCAAGACCCTGATCAACATCTACGACAGCAGTGAGTCGGATATCGATATCCAGGTCACCGGCTACCAGTGGAAGTGGCATTACAAATACCTGGGCCAGGATGTGGAGTTCTTCAGCAACCTGGCCACGCCTGCCGAGCAGATCCACAACCAGGCCACCAAGGGCGAGCATTACCTGCTCGAAGTCGACCAGCCGCTGGTGCTGCCGGTGGGCGCCAAGGTGCGCTTTCTGGTCACCGCCGCCGATGTGATCCACTCCTGGTGGGTGCCGGCCTTTGCGGTCAAGCGCGACGCCATCCCCGGCTTCGTCAACGAAGCCTGGACCCGTGTCGAGAAGCCCGGCATCTACCGTGGCCAGTGCGCCGAGTTGTGCGGCAAAGACCACGGCTTCATGCCTATCGTGGTCGAGGTCAAGTCCAAGGCCGACTACGAAACCTGGCTGGGTGAGCGCAAGGCCGAGGCGGCCAAGCTCAAGGAACTGACCTCCAAAGAGTGGACCCTTGAAGAGCTGGTGGCCC
The genomic region above belongs to Pseudomonas sp. S35 and contains:
- a CDS encoding carbonic anhydrase, producing the protein MSDKDKQPLAASASAPQVAESADAALKHIVDGFLHFHHDVFPQQEELFKKLATAQSPRAMFITCADSRIVPELITQSSPGDLFVTRNVGNVVPPYGQMNGGVSTAIEYAVLALGVQHIIVCGHSDCGAMRAVLNPDSLEKMPTVRAWLRHAEVAKSMVEDNCDCANEGESMKVLTEENVIAQLQHLRTHPSVASRMANGQLFIHGWIYNIETSEIRAYDADQSAFRSLSGDGPIPSATPKARF
- a CDS encoding PA0069 family radical SAM protein; protein product: MSTPLPPRGRGTATNLHNRFAPTVSVAEDDGWYQEVPPTQGTEVRIETAKTIITRNNSPDLPFDRSINPYRGCEHGCIYCYARPSHAYWDMSPGLDFETKLIAKSNAADVLEQQLSKPGYVCAPINLGSNTDPYQPIEREYRITRQTLEVLLRYRHPVTIITKGSLILRDLDLLTELARQRLVAVMISLTSLDDELKRILEPRTAAPKARLRAIRVMREAGVPVGVLCSPMIPMINDSELESLLTEAHAAGAQSAAYMMLRLPLEVAPLFEEWLAAHYPQRAAHVMSLVRQVRGGEVYDSRFGVRMRGEGPFADLLAQRFSKAIKRLGLNRREGFNLDCTAFCPPGRQMALL
- the coxB gene encoding cytochrome c oxidase subunit II — protein: MMRHPHVWMGLLLWSVFGQAHAAWTTNMAPGATEVSHAVFDLHMTIFWICVVIGIIVFGAMFWSMMVHRRSTGQVAAKFHESTTVEILWTVVPLLILIAMAIPATKTLINIYDSSESDIDIQVTGYQWKWHYKYLGQDVEFFSNLATPAEQIHNQATKGEHYLLEVDQPLVLPVGAKVRFLVTAADVIHSWWVPAFAVKRDAIPGFVNEAWTRVEKPGIYRGQCAELCGKDHGFMPIVVEVKSKADYETWLGERKAEAAKLKELTSKEWTLEELVARGDKVYHTTCVACHQAEGQGLPPMFPALKGSKIATGPAADHLSIVYHGKPGTAMAAFGKQLSEVDIAAVVTYERNAWGNNKGDMVTPKDVLAIKQAESK
- a CDS encoding SulP family inorganic anion transporter → MRAAQLKAVLPRELLASVVVFLVALPLCMGIAIASGMPPAKGLITGIIGGLVVGWLAGSPLQVSGPAAGLAVLVFELVRQHGMLMLGPILLLAGFLQLVAGRLRLGCWFRVTAPAVVYGMLAGIGVLIVLSQIHVMLDGAPKPSGLDNLAGFPAALAEAIPTLGGGLGWQAGLLGLSTMLVMYLWDKFRPQPLRFVPGALLGVGLATVTSLVLALQVKRVEVPENLADAIDWLRPSDLLNLADPQLLIAAFAVAFIASAETLLSAAAVDRMHSGQRSDFDKELCAQGVGNMLCGLVGALPMTGVIVRSSANVQAGATTRLSAMFHGVWLLGFVLLLSSVLQSIPVASLAGVLVYTGIKLVDVKAFKALGRYGRMPMFTYAATALAIIFTDLLTGVLVGFGLTLVKLALKASRLKVSLIDLPQDGEMELRLTGAATFLKVPALTQVLSTVPAGTTVHVPLNNLSYIDHSCLELLEEWGRANAAKGSKLVIEARGLKRRLEGRVRTTTGIGSAPSVG
- a CDS encoding cytochrome c; amino-acid sequence: MKALVIATFALFSSCSISAAESDLIKQGEYLARAGDCVACHTAKGGKPFAGGLPMETPIGVIYSTNITPDKTGLGDYSFEDFDKAVRHGVAKSGSTLYPAMPYPSYARVSDSDMQALYAYFMKGVEPVAQANKASDIPWPLSMRWPLAAWRWMFAPEVADTPAADADPVINRGAYLVEGLGHCGACHTPRALTMQEKALSATDGNAFLSGSAPLEGWIAKSLRGDHKDGLGSWSEEQLVQFLKTGRSDRSAVFGGMSDVVVHSMQYMSQDDLTAIARYLKSLPAVDPKDTPHVYDKQVAQALWKGDDSQAGASVYIDNCAACHRTDGHGYTRVFPALAGNPVLQTADATSLINIVLNGGTLPATHAAPSTFTMPAFAWRLSDQEVADVVSFIRGSWGNKGAPVKASDVADLRKHDMRTTSGDDLGQVTQKH